The Harmonia axyridis chromosome 3, icHarAxyr1.1, whole genome shotgun sequence nucleotide sequence AAATCTCTTATGGTAACGCTGATGAAGAATCAAGCAACCGCTAGAAACTAGTTAAAATGGATACCTTAATAATTTAGCTTCATAATTTAGTAGGGTAACTAATTAAATTGCAGAAACTCTTCCtctcaaaatttaaattattaattttattcatttaaaaatattctttatcAATTCATGTGCTATTTCACAAGTAAATTtaaaaccaaatgaaaattctgaaaattaataatactcCTCACGAACTATTTTTATTGCTATGACTTCAAAATCATACTAAAACTGTGAGtaatttccaaaaaatgttATTAAATTATTGATTGTCATCATCTGacgataattaaaaatattaaaataaaacttctttgatAAAGACATTTTGACTCATTATGATTTGCAGTCTTGCtttcatttatgaaaattataGCCTAATGTAATCAGTAAAATTTTTGTATGTTTATTGTACAGCCATGAAAATGATTTAAGAATAAAATTTAAACTAGCCGgtgttgttatttttttcttataaccTGCCTTTCCTTTTGAAGAATGCAAACAAACTACCTCGGTCAAATTTCCTGATACCCAAAAAAGTTTTAAAGAAAACGCTAAAAAACCAATACTTGGGATCTATGTTCTAGGGATCGTAATTCTCAAAGAACgcatttttaaaaataataccATTGCACTTCATCTTGGATATCTCGAGCAGGTCTATAAATACTGCGTATCAATGAACTCACCAATAAAACACAACACAAGCAAAGTGACGGATACTATAGCTTCAAACCTCCCATAAACAAAATTGGGGTTAGATTTATCGAATGAAATTTCTGGATATTTGTTGAGAGCCACCATGATCCCAGCTAATATAACAGGAATTCTGAAATATATAATGATTTcataaaataactattctcattCATAAATCAAATCAACCTACCCAAAACCGATGAATATAAAAAGAGGAATAAGTTTCACTACGAAACAAAGACTTCTACATTGTAAGAAGAGTAAGGTTATTGCCAAAATACTTGTCCATAACCTAGTGCTGTAAACACCTACTATAAATAGGGCAAAAACTGAATATCCTGGCCAACCATCTGTAACCTTGAGAATATTCCATAATAATGCACCCAAACAACTTAtgagctgaaaaataaaaaacaacaatgtcatTAATTTCACAATAATATAGAAAACTAATGTACTCTACCTGAGATATAAGTAGAAAAGCAGTGATCTTGTGTGGTATCTTACTCATCTTTCTAGTTAGAGCAAATACCACAAGTACCCAAGTACAGGCAACAATTCCTATAATACTAATATCCAAAGTGAAGGAATCTAATTGTTTTATATAATCAGATGGATCGTTACTCGTAACTGTTATCATCTTAGCTGAGATGAACATAAGAGGAGCACTAAGGAAAGTACAAGCAACCATGGAACTTgcaatctgaaataaaataaataacaataaaaaaatgtatattttcaaattagaatgtTTTCGGCTACAGAGCCAGGATTTCACCTGACATTTAATTCACTTCAGTAGGCTAGTTAACGCACCACAATTTTGAGTTAGTTGCCGCATAGCACAATGAACATTTCTGAAGTCAGTAGACTCAAACCCATAAGtcaaaaattactgaaatttttatcaatgccaaagttcattatttttttaactcAATTGACTTCAGCACATGGCGCTCTACTCTAAGTATTTTCTAGAAAATGTGAGTAGAGTTATGTTAAAGTTTGTGCCGATAAATTGAAATTacattttatagaaaaaatgcCTAACAAAGTGTGTATCAGCATATTTTTGACTTAAGAGCTTTAGTCTGCTGACCTAAGACCTATTTCCTTGTTCTATTGATAAAAGATCCgttatgttatttaatttttatcttTTTACTACTTTAGTAGTTCCTAAGTGATTTTACTTTTGGCATTCTTTACGATCTTCCTCAGTTCCCCCGTCATCGTATTGTTATATAGTGTCTAGATATTATGTTTTTGTCTGTCTGGAATTGAGTTTAATTCTAGGTGATCCTCGTAAACAAAATGTCAATTGAAAAATGGCTTAAAAGTTATCTTGGATAGCTTTAAACTCCTAATGTGGATATCTAATCTGGTCATAGAAGTCTTCAGCAGTAATAATAATTAGCTTCACTTACAAGATCAATATCCAAAGCATACTGAGTTGCAAAAACAAATACAGCTGGAGCAGAAGGGAATGTGCCATAGAGAAATCCAAAAGTACTTAAATCTACTGTTTCTGAAGTGTTGTAACCTGCATTTAAAATGCTGACAACTTCTCTTGTTACCAATGGCATTGCCAatctgaaaaattgtttcaatagatgtgaaataaagaaattgttaTTCAGGTTTTCTTTTATAATTCGTATGATTTCTATACAATTATAcaaattttctaaaaataataatgatttattgGCTTTTTcataaacaacaaaaacaataCTTACAATTTTACCATGATCAAAATTCCAGGTACAACAAGAGTAGCACCCCTCAAAGTATGAACTTTTCCTACCATTCTTACACCTAATAAGAATAAAGCACTAGCAGCAAAAGCAGAGCCCAATGTCtacaaatttgaaagaaaaaacattagataatttcaaacaaaatcaaattatgAGAGCAGTAATGTTTTCTATAACTCTATAACTCACATCTAAAATATTGGCGATATATAAGGGTACATTGTTCTTCATTGTAACATTTCCAAGAACCCCTAATAAGGTCATGAACACAATtggattcaaaaaaatattcttcacaACAGCTGCaatcatcttgaatttttcactATTAGTGGAATTTTCAGAAACTTCTCCATAACTTAACAATGGCTGCCTTGATTGTGCCTGTCTTTTCTGACTGATTTCCATCAAGATAAAGGCAATAGGATTCAATATGGCCAAATTGATTGGAGCTACCAAATACAGGTATGATACATAATCCGGATGGGTGCTTTTGTAAACTGCTTCAACTACATGAAAGAAAATGAATGTTAGCTAtgtatattcaaatatttttaaccGTCAAACTCACCCAAGGGATATCCAATAGCAAAATCATTACTTTGAGTACAGAAAATAGCGAAAATTCCTGCTCTCCCAAGATTTAAAGGTCTTAATACTAACAGAGTAATAGCTAGAACAGTGAAAAACACAATACTTTTCGATACAAATATCGAAAGAAGAAAAGTCCAATTTACAGAACTGAGATCTAACTTGACTAGGGACATAAAGATCAAACTTGGCAAGGAGAATGTTCCAATGAACATATTCATGCCTTTCACTTCAGTCTCAGAGACCCAATTCATTCTGCCTGCAAAGTAcctataaataaattttttagttTTAATTAGTAACCAATGACCAATATATTTAGTGTCAAAATTgagaatatataaaaattgttttgttcAAGCTCCAATTTTTCAATAGTTGAACTGAGTGCTAACTGTTCGAAATGGACAAAAAAGAACTGAATTTGAGGTTGCTGATTCTTCTCTTTATGGTTAAGATGATTGCTTTAACCAAAATTTTTTGTCGGTCAAATGCttctttattaatattattaattgtaaataaataattaccCGCATAGAATGACTGCAAAACATTGTGTTAGGGCAGGGTATAAATTGTCTACCGCTGGTCCAGACGAGCCAACATCTATAGTATCTTCCATTTCGAATCCTGATGTTCACTAATACCCTGAATTGGTCCAGATATCTGGATTCTGCTTTCTTAATTCCACCTACActttattcgaaaaaatcaataaattcatAAAGGTAACCAGATTCTTGGAAATAATATGGAAGTGCAGAATGCTGATAGAATACAATTTACAGTTCAGTTACCTCTGATACCTCGCCGTTTAGATTTGGCTTATCAGTTTTTGCGATTAATATATGACAAAAATGCTTAAttaacattattattttttgctcCAGTTTGTAACAATAAGCAAGTCTATGGTCGCAATGTCACCAGTTGTCAAGGCTCCTCATCACCTGACTTGGGATTGCGTTCGAAAAATCgagaatataaaaatgaaacaagcATTGATCAGGTATCTGGTATATTTACTAGAGACGGTTGCTAAATAGTTTCTGGGTGGGATGATGTTTGAGACAAATATCACTTTTTGCACATTTTTGACTTTCTATATAGCTTTTACTATTATTCCTCATCTCATCTGGatctttttggaaaaaaattgatataggtacctacctaTACCTAAATGAAGGTATCAACGTAAAATCTATTGAATgtgatgaataattgaaattttaatgacgTTATATGACTTAATGTTCGggaattttgagatttttgcattcgtcatcggtaaaCACTTAGGTAcctgttgttttcggttttttgtttcctcaaaaaattttaatagTGCAGTTATCGGAGAACTGAACTGCGTTATTAgcttcgaaaaattgtctgtgctgtgttttacaatttcatgtgtttcattcaaattgcaatttatttgtaaagatatcagttttgaattgacaagaaataaagtcctataacatgggtccggaaacgatttgttctcgagatacagatgttaaagttcaagtttttttctcataaaatagtaatttacgtaacaagtccggaaaatagggtttttttggacgaatagacaaaattccaggacgagcgtaagcgagtcctggaagtctgtgagtccaaaaaaaccaatttcgggcgtgttgcgtacaatattttttcggcaaccatgtaaaataacactatcgctgctgctttccatatttcattgcgattgcgataaaaaaacattcaaattattgacaaccaatttcatatgaactgtcagccgttatctcggttgctatggattctatgattcttttccggcctagtccgggaagtacgtactttccggactaggccgggaaatgctactttctctgagaaaaagcgtccaggaagtgagcacttcccggacggttgccgaaaaaagatatttaacttaaatttggcatagatattccaattttaagttttcatcttgtgatatgctaattttgaatgcaaatgaatgagaatctacagggtgatatattttctagaagagtgcccgcttctttccaccagaacttttttttgttaaccactggtagttcagaaaaatgcaAAGAGAAACCGTAgaccagtactacactttatgGTTTCTTGTCGGTTCCTGTCaaataattcttcagtaatcctcaggaaaattcaaattattataagattCAGTGAGTGTGTGTGTacttaattataagttttggtacttatttacccaatctgtagagaagatcaataaagattcggtaaactgttatatgcatcacaaaatagtaggactacaagaaacaccctgtatcacgaAAGCAAAGCATTTGCAGGCCCATGTGTAGGACAatctattcttaaaattattcaagaaatctctcatttttcttcgtacctccaatttaggaacaatcgaatggtatgaacaattgaatgaaaaaaatactattattttgAGTAAGTTTTGGTTCAATCTTCATTATCAAACatttctttctcatattacaGATGTGAGTAAAAGTTTtcttaaaaaaagtttttcgattatcccctccaagaaaaaaaaagttctacgCCCTTGACATTTTGACATATTTGATTTTAATCCAGAAATGCTTCATCACGATATTTATATACCCgcataatgaaatatttaactGACTAGCTCAGTGCAAAAATCACGTAAGCCGATTGGTTTTTATAACATGTTCAGAAAGacaacaaaatttattttaaatgtaTCAATTAtgaacttttgaattttttgtctgAAGAAATAAATTGCAGTATGAAGTATTATTTCTAGGAAGAAATTGCGTGATATTGCTTTCATAATATCAGGAAACTCAATAAGAAATCCATCATCCACTATATATTAACGTGGTTCTCCAAGTAttgacaaaaatattttattctttgtCATAAcgaattgatgatttttttcattattaaaagtCTTGTGGCTTCTTCAGATTTTCGCATGATTTTTCCTAGTAACTAATGATTTTTTCTGAATCCTTTTGGATTCATTTCACCATAACGTGTGACGACAATTAATTTCAATACAATAAATAGTAAAAATGCTCGCGTTTCTATGGTAACTGCCTCTCAGatatccatttattttttttcaaattctcacTCATGTCATACATAATAACAGGGctgccgccaggaccggcaaaccggacattttgccggggcgtcaAATTGTGGTGGCTCAAactcagttaataaaacaaggatattctttttgacacaaaaatattttctcagtagtaaaataataaaatttccaagagccaattttttaaaaaatcaaaTAGGCGTTCTCAACAATCTcaaatatagttatgaaaatacaaataggcaCATACTAAAATTCACCCTTGAGAACTAAGCAGGGGCTGATCCGGGAGGGCCATGACCCCCATTGCACTCatttagtttttaatttttttttccattagatagctttagttatctgtatttcgCGTTCAATAAGtctgatcgggttccactaaatggcgttagaaagatgagatttcgtactacataaTCTTTCGCGACAGTTTTATGATTAGtttactcagtttagtttgagcgcgcgttaaAGATAGAAActaaatcaaaagaaaaaaacgttatatttgagtttttcttcgatgaaggcgaaaatgcaagccaagcggctgaaaatttaaatagtgtttatggtcttgatactgtaatagccaattatgcgcaattttggtttcgtcgattccgttccggtaatttctatGTAAAAGATGCATCACGCACTGGagaccaattgtcgaaaatatcgacaaaatcatggacattatcGAGTCCCGTTTCCATTGCTCAAGAGTTgtagattgcacaaaaaaccgtttggcaccatttgcataaggctggtcttaTAAGAAGAAGttagatgtatgggtaccacacgagttaggTACCACAAAAAACTTCTCGGACCAAATATCCATCTGCAAAtagctgctgaatcgcaacaaaatcaccCAATTTTTGAAACTgttggtggctggtgatgaaaagtggatgacttacgacaacgtcatgTGAAAACGGTCGTAGTAAAAAAGCGGTGAGCCCTTGGAAACGGTcaagaaggttttgctgtgtgtttggtgagattggcagggaattatctacataagctactcccctaaggcacaaatgttgactcggaactgtactgccAATATTTGGGCCTTCTGAGAGCAATCGGCCAGAAGCGACCAATAGgggaggaattgtgttccataggAACAACGTAAGGCTACACACATCTATAGTGACTCTctagaggttcttatgcatccaccttatattCCGGACCTGgccccaagtgattaccatctttTGCTGTCGATggcaaacaattttgctggtgaaaaattcgtttcaacagaggcttgtgaaaatcgactgcctcaattttttgccaataacGACTAGGGCTTTTATGAGAAAGGCATACGCAAACCTTCAAAATAGCAACAAGTTATAGAACACTTGACTCAGTaggcaccaacaaaaaattccgctattttgctaatcgatatGAGTCAtgactttctatggccccccTCTCAGACATCGCCTGGACTCGCCCCTAGAACTAAGTCATCTTTTTGATAGAGTGACAGaacgtcctttgataaattCGACAAGGTGGTTTTGAGTTGAAGAAAacgatttcatatgaagttgaaaagATGTCTTACTGTCTGAGAGGAATAAtagaggctccttcaaagaaaattcggATGAATAAGGCAAAGCAAggtggcgaaattttattttgccgggacGTCAAAATGTTTAGCAGTGGCCCTGCATAATAATTACGTTGCTTGTTATTTTAATATAGAATGAAATCAAATGTCGAACATCGCATTTTTCAATCTCAATGGTAATTGAAtaattgttaaattaaatatttctaaaTGCATGATAATTCATTGTCTTTGGTGGTAGGTAATTAGTGTATGTACAATATTCGtatcgaaaaattcatattatgattttttatgggTTATCAAAATTTTCCTTCTCGTATCGTCAGAGGCGTACTGACATAGTATAGGGGGCCTGGGGCAGCTATAGATGAGGGGGCcttaatatttattcatttttttatgatgCAGAACTTTTTAAAGGTTGGTTTTACTGCATCATGATGAACACTCCACATAGTAACACTAATCAGTTCTTTCTAAGACACTCCAAAGTTTCaataacaaatataaaattctatcaAGTAAAATAAAGGTAACAAAAAACAGGCACAATTATGATTTTTAAGGatatttgagatatttcatttaaaaattaaaatactatgTTGTACAGAACCTATTAAGAGAAAACAAGACATACAGATTCGATGAAAAGTAAATACAAGAAACacattgaaatgtttttttgctAGACTCGACTTCTGAGAATTGCTGGATTGATTAATCAAAACTCACATGTTTTGCAATCTCATTTTCAATGAGATAGTTCTTAATCTATTTGAGATTTGAAAAACGCCTTTCACAAGAAGCCACGGACACACTATAGTGGTAAGAAACAGTTTGAGTGCCTCTGTTATGTTTGTCAATGACTCATGGAAGTCCATTTCAACAACAAGCTTCAGCATTCGTAGTGATGTCCATGAAACTGCATCACCCATTTTTATCTCAGAAGCCTTCAGAAGCCTTCTGAGCCTCTTCATTACAGGcaaaatttcttcttcctctAAATCACCGAAAGTAGGTGTGAACTGACGtacacagggtgagtctttgacttgtacatatatttcaaccgaagattcttgaggtcaaaagaaacacttttttcatttaccattttttccgattcggccctggtaaaaagatatagccattttaaattttcaaaatgagctaattcacccctgaaaaccggaacactgaagttttctcaaacaTTAGATAtataattagaaaaaccatcataaactcacgtttaacattccatttgttgaacaaagtagtgtttataataaaataaatgagttattccaatttcgttgacgctaaagattgaatattcttctcttgattttctatttcattttcgataattataacgaattgagctcgctaccacccatattagctctgatatccatatccattcattctttatatttcatttatatgatatcgttgtttatttcatttcgtacaagaattgccatttaaccttaaaatctcaaataaataatatttatctgtgaaacttctaacacagactatagtaatctgtggttttaagtttgaatttcaaatttcgagagatgccaaatataaacacagcagttcggttcgaataatctatgtttttttttgtgttcggaaaagatgtatcacatcaaaaaaaagctttatttcaaaaatcatttccttcgatagaaccttttacgagatatagccgaaaatcacatttttttaacgattttcaacagcctgtatctatttaaccgggccgaatcggaaaaaattataaaggaaaaaagtgtttcttttgacctcaggaatcttgggttaaaatatatgtacaagtcgaaGATTCACCTTGTATAGTTATTATTGTTTCATCATTTGATTTCACAAGGTTTTCTGAGTGCACAAAAGTAAACTGTTCATATACATTGTTCATCGATGTTAGTATTTTTTCTAGTTCTATATGAAAATTGTCGATACACTCTAACATAGAACGCTTCAATTCTTGTTCTGGAGTCAAACCTACATCCTGAGCCTTTTCTCCTGACATCATCCTTTTGAATCGCTTGCGATTTCTGGTTTCGACGTCAATTTCCACTTCAACATAAGTGGTGGTCACATATTCTAAGGCTTTATTCACTAGTTCTTCCCGACTCTCTTCTTGAAATGTTTTTAAGGTTCTCAGCTTCAATAGGTACACACTTTTCTAAACTATTACCGTGGATTTGGAGGTATTTTTGAGCATGGTTCACTTCCTATAAAATATGGTACCATAGGTGCAAGAAGCAAACAAAATTGAAGTTGCGAATGTTTTTCATCAGCAACTCCGCTGCTCCCCTTGTATCTAGATTTTTCAGAGTTTTTGAAGATTGGTTTTACTACATCACGATGAGCCCTCCACCTAGTATCACTAAGTCTTTTAACGGTCACTCCAACGGTTTCTTTGAGTACCTGCCATCCATGTATTGAACAACAAAACATATTGTATACACTTTCCAACGTTCCAAAAAATGTGACACAAACACCACGATACACTTACATGTAAGTACATCGTGAGGAACATTACCGAAAGCATGAACACCACATAGATTGAGAGAATGGTTTGCACAAGGCTCAAAAAGCCTAGATAGAACTGAATAAAATGGGAAAACCCAAAAAATATCTTTAGGTATCATTACTGCCCGACGAAGGAATTTGAAAAAGTGAAGAATGATACATTTGAACTTCTTGGGCATTTGTGGCCTATGCAGGTGCGGGGCCTGGGCTGGATCTCTGCCATAAATAAAGAATATCTAACAGTTGATTCATTTTTGTTTCCTCTTAAAACATTTTATGAGTGTTTTTGATAAGGAAAGATAATGGTGGAAGgcttattgaaatatattaaatttaaattaacaAGACGATTTCATAACTTTTACCTTGGTATGAATTGAATTACGATAAATAAAACACTCCAATATTATATACACATTTGACACAAATAAATACATTCATCCGAATCtcagattattatttcactgaTTTGGGGTTGTTAGGCTCTATTAGCctgccgggaactgcgaccaagttGATATTTTGTTCTTTACCCTACATATTCATACAAActcagggaggccgtcgatgctgttaatgaaaccgacgacattcttaggagccttggctgttACTTCGTGAGTACCTATCccgaactgactttcccatatgagtggttcttaggctagTCAGCTCCGGGcagagtctgcagatctcatctgctaaCTTACCCATGCGATACAAAAAAGATATTTGCTCCGACAGTATCCTGTCAGCAGTTTCACCATCACCCGAGGTtgagctcgtggtagcttcaagagctttctgatATAGGTCGGTGATAGTATGTACCACACATTTTTCTGCCTGAGGAATACTCTggttcctccagagggttttcctaATGTCCATTTCCCATTTTTGGACCGCTGTCTTGTATTGTTTTTTTGTCAAGCCTAACAACAGAAgtgctcaggaccaacaggtttcatttccttcaataccacaatgccccggtacccatatagagttactttattgcctctggccagtttctttatggtattacggcactcccatgtcagtagagaGAGAGACCCTTTGATATATGATTCCAGGGGCATAAGCGTAGCTTGGCTGACCGTACTGATGTAAATACGCACCcttttgaggttcattttgagacaatACAGTTTCTCGGGAGGAGATTCCCATTACGGGATattcttattgcttccagcaggctacatttcttcACATGTATTAGTTGTAAGGGAGGTAGATCGAGTTTGACCTCAAGCGCTGCTGTGGGAGTTGTCACCAGCTGACAGCAACAAGCCAGCCTCTGCAATTTCTGCAGTCAGCTGCGTGTGGTCACCTCTTCGGTTTTTGTACACCATGAGAGACGCATAGGTGACAATGAGGCGTGTTAttgctgtgtataaccacattTCACAAATCTCAGATAgatgaacacaaaaaaaataccTGTGTAGGATTAAATTATCTTTGATAGCACAATTTCAATGACTATTGCTAATTACTAAAATCAAATAAGGAGTTGTCAGTTAAAAttgtgaataaaaattattcaacaaaacttGTTGTGATTATATTATGTCATGAAAAAATTCTGATAATTTATGGAATTTAATTGTCCATTTAGTAATAAACAATAATACTTTGGTGGTAATAATATGAGTTCATAAATATTTGAACAGCCCATATATATATTTGCTTTACTTCCACAACTTATGGAACGTGGCCATTTTTATACCGTGACGTCCACAGATTGAAAGTTTGTTTGTTTTGATTTGGAAGCGAGGTGAATCTGGTCAGAAAATAAATTTAGTTGCGCTGTATTCGTGTTAGTGTATGGTTGTGTTTGTGATTGAGCAAGCGTTTATTATATATTTACGTAGTGTTTCGTGAAAAATTAACTAGAATGTCCGAAAAAACGTCACAGCTGAAACGTCCACCTGAAAGGCGACTGGTAAGTTAAACTTCTAGTTGTAATTATTAGATTTTTACGTCGCCATGAcgttttttaaaaattgcacGTAATGTGGTCATAAGAGCTTTTGACATGAAGAACGACCATTTCTCAAGTTTTCGGTGAGATTACAATAGTCGTTAAAATTAGTCTAATATTCTATGCCTTTAttctttgaatttaattttttgtttgttttttttatagagTTTATTCAAGTTTCGTACTTTGGGATTTATTGTGAATCTTTATGGACATGAATAGTTCATcgaatcaattataataagtctTCAAGTTTCGAAGATACGTAACTTATATAACTTTTTCATGATATCAGTAGGAAAGAATTCGGTTTGTTAAATTAAAAAACTTAGTACCAAAGATCACTTTGAATTCGTAGGTATCTTTTTTGTAA carries:
- the LOC123674863 gene encoding integral membrane protein GPR155, whose protein sequence is MEDTIDVGSSGPAVDNLYPALTQCFAVILCGYFAGRMNWVSETEVKGMNMFIGTFSLPSLIFMSLVKLDLSSVNWTFLLSIFVSKSIVFFTVLAITLLVLRPLNLGRAGIFAIFCTQSNDFAIGYPLVEAVYKSTHPDYVSYLYLVAPINLAILNPIAFILMEISQKRQAQSRQPLLSYGEVSENSTNSEKFKMIAAVVKNIFLNPIVFMTLLGVLGNVTMKNNVPLYIANILDTLGSAFAASALFLLGVRMVGKVHTLRGATLVVPGILIMVKLLAMPLVTREVVSILNAGYNTSETVDLSTFGFLYGTFPSAPAVFVFATQYALDIDLIASSMVACTFLSAPLMFISAKMITVTSNDPSDYIKQLDSFTLDISIIGIVACTWVLVVFALTRKMSKIPHKITAFLLISQLISCLGALLWNILKVTDGWPGYSVFALFIVGVYSTRLWTSILAITLLFLQCRSLCFVVKLIPLFIFIGFGIPVILAGIMVALNKYPEISFDKSNPNFVYGRFEAIVSVTLLVLCFIVSSGCLILHQRYHKRFLGYTDVTRDISDRDSGNGSVNTTQQSLCDNQAISAGTSSEGGNHCNGLPTINEGLCEESPIEIEDLFEKSSRTSYVMCPSGFGCQNRNKDSCQDLIQKYQTQMDDNSELIEEEFNISHDPQILRHMVLLILLLCSMFVGLALCVWFLFMRQSKMSGIYVELSFLDATLNLGQSIIIFGIFGLNTSEIAIPWIAKYCRQIWYGADTLNLPAWSELSNDTKQICEQFVTHHLQNCKVAIASDKRWRIKIYRDVFTGHLLVDWLINIGLARDRGEAVNYARHLVEGRVLRHINSVYHFYDRNLLYTFV